The sequence AATTGGTACATTATAAGTGTAAAGAAGTCATGTCTCTGCCCCCACAAAGTCCTGAATATGATTTGGTAAAATTCTACTtgttaatataaaatgtatttgtttttttatacataagtcatcaaaaataaaattaagaaatgcaCACTTCAGAAATAGTTCCAGCTAAATCTAAAATAGTCTTTCATGTCAGtcaaattacatataaaatagctATTGATGTACAATGATAAAATAACAGAGAACTTCATTGGTAAGTAACATTAGTGGTAGATTGAATGGGGGCCCTGCTAACATCAGTTAGAGCATCTTGGTTAACCTGATTTAATTTTGCCCAACTGGCAAActcatggacttcccttgtggctcagatgataaagactccgcttgcaatgcaggagacctgggttctatccctgggtggggaagatcccctggagaaaggatggcaacccactccagtatccttgcctggagaatcccatggcagaggagcctggtgggcttcagtccatggagttacaaagattcggacatgcctgagcaactaacacacttcacAGTAAACTCACGTCCAGTCTGTAGAGTGAATCTATTTGACATACGCtgtggtgcttcccaggtggcactagtggtggaGAACCTGcctactgatgcaggagacacaggagacctgggttcagtccctgggttgggaggatcctctggaggagggcatggcaacccactccaatactcttgcctggagaattccatggacagtgaagcctggtgggctacagtccattgattggcaaggaatcagacaccactgaagtgacttagcatgcacacaccttgATATCAGGTGtacccagcccctcctccctaaGTAGACTCTACTATCACATAAGATATATACTATCTGCCAGAAATTGGGGGGAAAGCCTAACGCCTCTTtgtgaaagactatttttttttccctgctaagCATTTTGTCTAATAGTAATTCTATGTTCATCCATGTGAGAGGAACCACCAAACTTATTCTACAGTGTCTGTAGCATTTTAGATTCCCAGACACAATATATAACTTCTGATTGCTTCATATCCTTGCCAATCATTGCtattatatacttttattatagCAAATCCAGTGGATATAAATTGATATCTCATCATGatattgatttgcattttcccaatAACTAAATAAGTTGAGAATATTTTCACATGCTTCTTGGACATTTGTAAATGTTGTGTTGTATCTGATTTGACTTTTTgtctttattgtttcttttctgtaccttttcttttcactttattgatagtttttaaaatacaaatattttaaattttgaggaaGTTCAACttagcaatttatttatttatttattgtcactTATGTTTTTGTTTCCCTAAGAATCTACTGCCAAATTCAAGGCCATGAAatttaaggcctgtgtttttCTTgtaagtgttttatagtttatgcTCTTTCATTCAAGTCCTTGTTCACTTTCTGAGTAAATTATTGTATATAATATGAGGTGAGTGTCCAATCCCATAATTTTACTTGTGAACGCCCAGTTGTCATGGCATCATTTATTTGAAGAAGAGTGTATGCTttctccaatgaatattaagagaATCATAACCTCAGAAGCACCATGATGGTGGTGAGGTACCATTTGGGAGAAATCAGAGCCCGTATAGGGCACAGCTGCACAGTCAAAGTGTATTTTGAGTCTTCCACTAGTGAAGAATAAgcgtgttgttattgttgttcagtcactaagtcgcgtccgagtctttgccaccccatggactgcagcacgccaggcttccctgccctttgctgtctcctggagtttgctcacactcatgtgcattgagtcggtgatgccatccaaccatctcatcctctgctgccctcttctccactagccttctctctttcccagcatcagggtcttttccagtgagtcagctcttcacatcaggtggccaaggcactggagcttcagcttcagcatcagtccttccaataaatattcagggttgatttccttcaggatggactggttggatcttgctggatgaaggactctcaggagtcttccccagcaccacaatttgaaaggacAGTTCTTCGGCActttgtcttctttatggtccaactctcacatctgcacctgactactggaaaaaccatggctttgactatatggacttttgttggcaaagtgatgtctctggttttgaaTATGCTGCctagttttgtcataactttccttccacggagcaagtgcattttaatttcatgggtgcagtcaccataaagcagggattttggagcccaagaaagtaaacttACTGCTTCCACTTCAGCTCCTTCTGCATCAAGTTATTATTATTGCTAACCTGTGTCTTTAAAGCCAAAATGGGTAGTTACCAAAATTAGTGAAAATATCATCCTTTTCATTAAcagatatttttagaaaacatatcatccaaaatttctttttagattcagtaataaatataaacatcTGAGAACATTCTATATTTGAAAAGCCAATGGAAGCTGTTTTCTATCAATAGAATCAATagtgtaaatataaaataaagtttataatataaatattataaagtacCAAATAAACAGTATAATTATAGTTTAGCAGCCATATGTTTAGAaacataagaatatatatatatatatatatatcttcataagaaaatttaaaaaattaaatgtgggttaataaaaaataaatctattgcTGTATAATTCCCCTTGtggatttatgtattttatatccacataaaaatttttaaaatggtgttgtttattttttaagattaaatgagtAAAGTTGATAATACAAATGCCCTAAGGCTTTAGGGAAATAATATACAACCAATATACCACCTGAGACAGTGTTAACACATAATTAGTTGAATtgcagtcatcaaggcagtactTCAGTTATATTCTCTAGTTTTCACATCCCTAAGGTCATGATGGCATATATTTGTGACACAGCTTGGTGCCAGGATTTCCTTTTGAGGCTTTATCCTATCTTTGGTATCTCTGAGTTTCCTTAACAGGTtggaaaatcataaaatatgaaataattaatgaaaaatgctgggcGCTTTTACTACCCTTTTCACGTGTGTTTCTAAGTACCAAGCAGCAGCATTGCTGGAGTTCGTTAATCTTGGCAAAGAGTTCTTCACTAAATGACTCATTCAAGTTCTTCTGTATTTAGGTGAGTTGACTCATGTCTCTTTAGTTttacttaagaaagaaaatacaaagaccCAGTAATCTTTGTAGGAGACAAACACATGTATAGAACAAAGTGTCCACAAAGAACCACTTTTTGGCTGAGAAGGTTTATGGAGTTATATTccaattctttctttcaaatagtttttgtcatagttttctcaTTGGGTATTCACCataaagtcagaaatagaaaattcTCCTTTTGGCAAGGGGAAGAATTATAACAAAGTGGGCCTTGTCTTCAAGTTTTGCTGTAATTTTCTAGAAATAAAGTGACAGTAACAACCATACTTGtaaataataggaaaataatCTACAGTAATTGTGAGTGATAAATATGAAAGTTTGTCTGTATACAGAGGGGATGAAACAATGAGTCATGTCTATAAAAGCAGGTggtaaaataaagcaaacatcataagaaagaataaaatggggaaataaattataaagaaataggcATGTactataaagcagaagttgataaATCCACCTTCACTAAAGAAGGATGTACTAAGTGATAATGAGGTTGAATATAGATCTAAGCAGTTTTTGGAAAAGTCATACTGAATAATGTTAATGTTATGCATTTGCTTAACATATATTTGGAACCCTAAAGTCACTGTTATATTAAACAATCATGGAAAATTATTCTCATACTCTTTCACAgagtattttaaattgaaggaatGTGGCTGGAATAATAGAGTCATAATCAATCTTTGCAGAGCTGAGACCTTACAGAGTATTTTTACAGAGGATCTGTTGTGGACATGGTCTTTGGAAGATATCTTTCTTACAAGTTCATCATGTGGGAATCAGAGAAAGCTATAGTGTGGTGAGAAAACCTagaggaaaataaggaaatatgCATCTTAAACCAGGCATTCTAATGAAATTCTACAGTGCTTCTATCGTGTGGCTTCTAGAAGTAGGGATTTCGACATTGTATTCCCCAATGTCGCCTCCAGTTGATAGATGTCCATGTTTCTGCAGGATTTTCACAGACATATCAGGTGTTTCATCTAACAATTATTCATAATTCTAATATATAAAAAGGTAAATATCTGTTCTACCATGTCTTACAGCATTTGAATTCATTATTGAAGTATCTAGTTACATTCCAGTGATTGAAAGTTTATATTGATATTCTTATCTTACTGTTGAGGAAATGCCTTGTGATCAGTACTAATCAAGAAACATTCTGGTGTCCCATTTGAAATAGGTGTTTTCCAGCCACTTTTCTTtggaattcaaattcaaattcttCTTAATTCAAAATGGCAGAGTATATATTTGATCCATTCTGAAGCCTATATGCTTTCTCCAGTACTTTCACAGTTCTTATTTTTGCCACCAAAACTCCAAGGTCTGctgcaatggaaaaaaataagaattttctgTTCAATACTGTTTCAACTATTATCACAGGAAGCATAGCACATATTTTGTTTTGAACCTTCTGATGAATAATACAATTGGCTATGAAGAACACacttaaatattttcacaattaATTCAACATAAGTGAAAAAGTTCAGTATGTTTTATAGCATAGCTCCAGAAAGAGTTGAGAATTTGGAACAACTAGGAATAAGAAAGGAATTGAAAGGAGATAGAACAACCAAGAAAATATTATGTTAACTGTTTTGCAGAGATGTTACCATTATACAAATTAGCGTATAAGCTAATTGTCTCATGTCTCAGGAGGTGAGGCAGGTAAGCAACTGGAACCTAACGACATGTTTTTCTCCAATACATGTAATTGAATTGTCCTATCAGGTGTTTTCACAAAGCTCAGAGTCATGCAAAGACAATGTCTCTTGAAAGCAGCTGAtaataatgaattttattatttgaaataaagcAGGATCTAATCTGTTTTAGTTCTTTGTTTCTGAAGATCATACACAATGAAAATTGTTATTGgctatataattgacatataagtGGACATTAGCATCTGAAAGAAGGCAGAAGTGTAGCATTTGCAGAAACACTGTAAACAGAGATCCAGTGAGCTTctcaacacattttcttttctctcacttaTTTCAAAGTTTAGTTTTTACTTCTGGATCAACATTCATATTTTGTCCACAGGAACCAAGCGAACCAGAGTGCTGAGGTCACTTTCATTCTCTTGGGCTTCTCAGAATATCCTCAGCTCCAGCTGCCCCTGTTCCTGGTCTTCCTGACCGTCTACACAGTCACTGTGCTGGGGAACCTGGGCATGATCCTGATCATCAAGTCCAGCTCCAGGCTCCGCACgcccatgtacttctttctcagCCACTTATCCTTTGTGGATTTCTGTTACTCAACAGTAGTTACACCCAAGCTACTAGAAAACCTGATTGTAGAAGACAGAACCATCTCCTTCACAGGATGCCTCATGCAATTCTTCTTTGTCTGCATATTTGTGGTGACAGAGACATTCCTGTTGGCAGTGATGGCGTATGACCGATTTGTGGCCATTTGCAACCCTCTTCTCTACACAGTTGTGATGTCCCAGAGGTTTAGTTTTGTGTTGGTGATTGCTACATACTCTTGGGGTATAGCCTGTTCCCTAATATACACATTACTTTTTTTGACTTTATCCTTCTGTGGGACTAAGTTCATAAATAACTTTGTTTGTGAGCATGCGGCCATAGTTGCTGTTTCCTGCTCTGACCCTTACATTAACCAGGAGATCACTTTAGCCTCTGCCACATTCAATGAAGTAAGCAGCCTGATGATTATTCTTACCTCCTATGTTTGCATTTGTATCACTGTCCTGAAGATGCCTTCAACTGGGGGGCGCCACagagccttctccacctgtgcctCCCACCTGACTGCCATCACCATCTTCCATGGGAGCATCCTTTTCCTCTATTGTGTTCCTAACTCCAAAAGCTCATGGCTTATGCTCAAGGTGGGTTCTGTGTTTTACGCAGTGGTCATCCCCATGCTGAACCCACTGATCTACAGCCTCAGGAACAAAGATGTGAAGGCTGCTGTCAGGAAGTTAATCCATACCAACTTAATACATCAATTAATGATTACTGTAAAATGACTAAGATTTAGTGTGCATTTTCAAGAGGATAGTTGTCCAAGTCTTCCAGAATTTATAGTActttcaaactattttttttcagaaaagaaaacagtacaCACTTTTGAAGTGTGTAAGGCCCTGGTTAATACAACATTCAACAACTTTTGTAAACTTCAGAGATTTACCTATAAAATAAGAAACAACACATAATTAAAGCCTGGACCATTTAAATTAAGTCTCTAGGTGGTTTTTCATATACAGATTTCTGAGTAAGCTCACATTATCATTTGGCTGCCAAGGTACAGTCATCGAACAATGGATTTATAGAGTTGCTCTGAAAATGTATAGCTAAAAGTTAAAGTAATTTATAGctaaatttatagaaaatttatGAGAGAGTTGCATCAACAGAAATATAGTAAACTGAGAGTTGTTCAACACTAAGACACTAAATTGAaaagacttatttatttaatccCACACAAGAAACATCGGTACATTATAAGTTCAAAGAAGTCTTATTTCTGTCCCCACAAAGTCCTGCATATAATTTGGTTAAATTGTACttgttaatataaaatttatttgctttttgtaaataaaacatcaaaaataaaataagaactgcACACTTCAGAAATAGTTCCAGCTAAATCTAAAGTAGTCTTCACGTCAATCTTAAATTGTGTATAATATAGCTATTGgtatataaagataaaataacagAGAACTTCATTGGTAAGTAACATTATTGGTGGACTGAATGGGAACCCTGCTAATATCAGCTAGAGCATCTTGGTTAACCTGATTTAATTTTGCCCAACTAGCAAACTTACCTGCAGTTTATACAATGAACTATCTTTGACATATGTTACACACCTTGTATTTAAGATccgaatcttaaaaaaatagatgacaGATTTTAGGCAAAGAATAATTTTGAAGCTGTAATTAGGTTTCTGTTTTTCAAGAAAAGCCAGaacaaattataaagaaaaaaaaagtctggatgGCTGCAGAATCCTTTAGAATAGAATGCTTGTTACTTCAGAAAATACCGTGAATGGTCATCTATTTACATGTATTTAAAGCAGAAATTCTCCATAAATTTTGACAGTACAATTTTGCAATGAATGTAATGATTTTAAGATTGAAAATCTGTtaatataaatgattttattgTCTGTTCTACAAAGTCCTAATGATGAGCTCTTTATTTCCAGAAATAAATTATActcttttaactttaaattctTCTTGGTGGTTTGCATAGGTgcagctttttgttttgtttctaaagtgttgtggaaatgtttttaatgaaattGTTCACAAGATAAAGAAAGAATGTACAGAATAGTCTCTTAATGGAGAAAATGTTATAAGTTCAATATAAACCTCAttgtgttaggtgctcagtcttctccgactctttgcaaccccgtggatatAGCCCACAagctattctgtccatggaattctccagggaagaatactggagtggatagcca comes from Cervus elaphus chromosome 1, mCerEla1.1, whole genome shotgun sequence and encodes:
- the LOC122702691 gene encoding olfactory receptor 5D13-like encodes the protein MSQEVRQFLLLDQHSYFVHRNQANQSAEVTFILLGFSEYPQLQLPLFLVFLTVYTVTVLGNLGMILIIKSSSRLRTPMYFFLSHLSFVDFCYSTVVTPKLLENLIVEDRTISFTGCLMQFFFVCIFVVTETFLLAVMAYDRFVAICNPLLYTVVMSQRFSFVLVIATYSWGIACSLIYTLLFLTLSFCGTKFINNFVCEHAAIVAVSCSDPYINQEITLASATFNEVSSLMIILTSYVCICITVLKMPSTGGRHRAFSTCASHLTAITIFHGSILFLYCVPNSKSSWLMLKVGSVFYAVVIPMLNPLIYSLRNKDVKAAVRKLIHTNLIHQLMITVK